The following proteins are co-located in the Palaemon carinicauda isolate YSFRI2023 chromosome 3, ASM3689809v2, whole genome shotgun sequence genome:
- the LOC137631238 gene encoding dnaJ homolog subfamily B member 6-like produces MNDKVDDAKNLFEKLLSSSVSNKESALLRILLAKTKAAFDNPDHLEIILNCCEAIEKGLKGRNVHLLRREHLSEHGLYDAAREDFELVLSLKNSEDCLQKVDEVKKKVQMWEDFNHYQVLGIEQNAKKSEILKAHKNLAMKYHPDRHRNKPQFLLDAFENKYKRICNAKAVLTDEQDRHKYDQELQRHRLNNNQQHQRPGRQAAGNHGHNNRGPTRGFEFNNHREQPRGFYSPRGAKGFEFNNNQRFARQFGFKFPQGQGGFHFGNIFDLFDEYYKGNE; encoded by the coding sequence ATGAACGATAAGGTCGATGATGCGAAGAACCTTTTCGAAAAACTTTTGTCCAGCAGTGTGAGCAACAAGGAAAGTGCTCTTTTGCGTATTCTTCTTGCCAAAACGAAGGCAGCTTTTGATAATCCCGACCACTTGGAAATCATATTGAACTGTTGTGAGGCCATCGAAAAGGGTCTTAAAGGACGGAATGTGCACTTGTTACGAAGAGAACACCTTTCTGAACACGGTCTTTATGATGCTGCCCGTGAAGACTTTGAACTTGTGCTAAGTTTGAAAAATTCAGAGGACTGTTTGCAAAAGGTTGACGAGGTTAAGAAGAAGGTGCAGATGTGGGAAGATTTCAATCATTATCAGGTTTTGGGGATAGAACAGAATGCCAAAAAGTCAGAGATTCTAAAGGCACACAAAAACTTAGCAATGAAATACCACCCTGACAGACATAGGAATAAACCTCAATTTTTGCTAGACgcttttgaaaataaatacaagAGGATATGTAATGCTAAAGCTGTTCTTACCGATGAACAAGATCGACATAAATATGATCAAGAGCTTCAACGACATCGCCTAAATAATAATCAGCAGCACCAGCGCCCGGGAAGACAAGCGGCCGGAAATCATGGCCACAATAATCGAGGACCAACAAGAGGATTTGAATTTAACAATCATAGAGAACAACCGAGAGGATTTTACAGTCCGAGAGGAGCAAAAGGATTCGAATTCAATAATAATCAACGATTCGCCAGACAATTCGGATTCAAATTTCCCCAAGGACAGGGAGGATTCCACTTCGGCAATATATTTGATTTGTTTGATGAATATTACAAAGGTAATGAGTAA